One genomic window of Clostridium taeniosporum includes the following:
- a CDS encoding GGDEF domain-containing protein: MNTNLVIMLKVISFIMIFIYNLQMFFYSDTIIDRRFKGKVPYIIVSIINIKLIYLVLYLRIFVAFMYLIFIVILFIEFIILYDSEVMAIVFGVKNFILHITLVRMLVLSIFSIIFDSSIYNILDNKILYTMSIIISTILLSIFLVIFNSIVKSKNIKLIIKNKEQLKYLDIFLIIMNLYIVITSILYNKNFVNNLVSILILSTSIMIFLALYNLLNRTLKIVVMGEYKRKSINLEYELIKNKANQRQLESIAFVDELTGIYNRRFAMLSLEYLLENNFEFSICFIDIDRLKYVNDILGHNEGDEYIKTISDIISIEFYGDDRVCRIGGDEFLILLPNCDEKSALKRAKDLFERVVYQSKNIKKEYVMSISYGVTHVNKNENVTPSHIIDLADKRMYKFKKNNKKSRENY; this comes from the coding sequence ATGAATACAAATTTAGTTATAATGTTAAAGGTAATATCATTTATAATGATATTTATATATAATTTACAAATGTTTTTTTATTCAGATACTATTATTGATAGAAGATTTAAAGGAAAAGTTCCATATATAATTGTATCTATAATAAATATAAAATTAATTTATTTAGTATTGTATTTAAGAATTTTTGTAGCATTCATGTATTTAATATTTATAGTTATTCTATTTATTGAATTTATAATATTATATGATTCAGAAGTAATGGCAATAGTATTTGGAGTTAAAAATTTTATTTTACATATTACTTTAGTAAGAATGTTAGTATTAAGTATATTTTCTATAATATTTGATAGTAGTATTTATAACATACTAGATAATAAAATTTTATATACTATGTCTATAATAATATCTACAATTTTATTAAGCATATTTTTAGTTATTTTTAATTCTATAGTTAAATCAAAAAATATAAAATTAATAATTAAAAATAAGGAACAATTAAAATATTTAGATATATTTTTAATTATAATGAATTTATATATAGTAATTACTAGTATATTATATAATAAAAATTTTGTTAATAATTTAGTATCTATATTGATTTTATCAACATCAATAATGATATTTTTAGCTTTATATAACCTTTTAAATAGAACTCTAAAAATAGTTGTTATGGGTGAATATAAAAGAAAATCAATAAATTTAGAATATGAACTTATTAAAAATAAAGCGAATCAAAGACAATTAGAATCAATAGCGTTTGTTGATGAATTAACAGGAATTTATAATAGACGATTTGCAATGCTTAGTTTAGAATATTTATTAGAAAATAATTTTGAATTTTCTATCTGTTTTATAGATATAGATAGACTTAAATATGTAAATGATATATTAGGTCACAATGAGGGTGATGAATACATAAAAACAATTTCTGATATTATTTCTATAGAATTTTATGGTGATGATAGAGTGTGTAGAATTGGTGGGGATGAATTTTTAATATTACTTCCTAACTGCGATGAGAAATCAGCACTTAAAAGAGCAAAGGATTTGTTTGAAAGAGTAGTTTATCAATCAAAAAATATAAAAAAAGAATATGTTATGTCTATAAGTTATGGAGTAACTCATGTAAACAAAAATGAGAATGTAACACCATCGCATATTATAGATTTAGCAGATAAGAGAATGTATAAATTTAAAAAAAATAATAAAAAATCCAGAGAAAATTATTAG
- a CDS encoding putative bifunctional diguanylate cyclase/phosphodiesterase — MINFDQASTICDLLDNNTEDYFFVWDIINDIFKISPSILKEFDLEGTTTNNLKKYWDKFIYDEDKEVFFYSMNKIKLGTSDMNFFECRLLNKKNEIIWVSFRGSSLKDKNGHSQIIFGYITNIGKNTKIDFITGLLNRSKLQEDMINFFNKRFDFISSIMVIGIDDFKNINEKYGYLFGDKVIRSVGEKIASIIPKNANVYKIDGDKFAVFYKDTNKQKIKSLFKSIKEYMNAFHEIDNNYYFCTVSCGVALYPNDAVKSMELFERANSAMEFAKIKGKNKLEFFSKKLYSRKIRLLTLQEQLRESIRNNFQGFQLYYQPQVKASNYELKGAEALLRWNSPEFGQISPLEFIPFLEESGLIIQVGKWVIREALKMCRYWQSIVEDFKISINVSYIQLKEEDFKIYLDKCINEFQIKKNSIILELTESCWASDFKFLIKKFDDFERYGINMAIDDFGTGYSSLNYLRNLPVDIVKIDRSFVRQLTEKSYNFTFIEYVVKLMHSINIRVCIEGVETSEEFEIINKVNPDYIQGYLFGKPESTKVFYEKFINTKEQLLVKI; from the coding sequence ATGATAAATTTTGATCAAGCTTCTACAATATGCGATTTGCTTGATAATAATACTGAAGATTATTTTTTTGTTTGGGATATTATAAATGATATATTTAAAATATCTCCATCTATTTTAAAAGAATTTGATTTAGAAGGAACAACAACTAATAATTTAAAAAAGTATTGGGATAAATTTATATATGATGAAGATAAAGAAGTGTTTTTTTATAGCATGAATAAAATAAAATTAGGAACTTCTGATATGAATTTTTTTGAATGTCGTCTTTTAAATAAAAAAAATGAAATAATTTGGGTTTCTTTTCGTGGAAGTTCATTAAAAGATAAAAATGGACATTCTCAAATTATATTTGGATATATAACTAATATAGGAAAAAATACAAAGATAGATTTTATAACGGGATTATTAAACAGGAGCAAACTTCAAGAAGATATGATAAATTTTTTTAATAAGAGGTTTGACTTTATTAGCTCTATAATGGTTATTGGAATTGATGATTTTAAAAATATAAATGAGAAATATGGGTATTTATTTGGGGATAAAGTTATTAGAAGTGTAGGTGAAAAAATAGCTTCTATTATTCCTAAAAATGCAAATGTATACAAGATAGATGGGGATAAATTTGCCGTTTTTTATAAAGATACAAATAAGCAAAAGATAAAATCACTATTTAAGAGCATTAAAGAATATATGAATGCATTTCATGAAATCGATAATAATTATTATTTTTGTACTGTATCATGTGGTGTTGCATTATATCCTAATGATGCTGTTAAAAGTATGGAACTATTTGAAAGGGCCAATAGTGCAATGGAATTTGCTAAAATAAAGGGAAAAAATAAATTGGAGTTCTTTTCAAAGAAATTATATAGTAGAAAAATACGATTATTAACACTTCAAGAACAATTAAGGGAAAGCATAAGAAATAATTTTCAGGGATTTCAATTATATTATCAACCACAAGTTAAAGCATCTAACTACGAATTAAAAGGGGCTGAAGCTTTACTTAGATGGAATTCACCTGAATTTGGGCAAATATCTCCTTTGGAATTTATTCCGTTTTTAGAAGAAAGCGGGTTAATTATACAGGTTGGAAAATGGGTTATTAGAGAAGCATTAAAAATGTGTAGATATTGGCAAAGTATAGTTGAAGACTTCAAGATAAGTATAAATGTATCTTATATTCAATTAAAAGAAGAAGATTTTAAAATATATTTAGATAAATGTATAAATGAATTTCAAATAAAAAAGAATTCTATTATTTTGGAGCTAACAGAAAGTTGTTGGGCATCGGATTTTAAATTTTTAATTAAAAAGTTTGATGATTTTGAACGATATGGAATAAATATGGCTATAGATGATTTTGGAACGGGGTATTCATCTTTAAATTATCTTAGAAATTTGCCGGTAGATATTGTAAAAATAGATAGATCTTTTGTAAGGCAACTTACTGAAAAAAGTTATAATTTCACATTTATAGAGTATGTAGTAAAGCTTATGCATAGTATAAATATTAGAGTATGTATTGAAGGTGTTGAGACATCAGAAGAATTTGAAATTATAAATAAAGTAAATCCAGATTATATTCAAGGATATTTGTTTGGAAAACCTGAGAGTACTAAGGTGTTCTATGAAAAATTTATAAATACCAAAGAACAATTATTGGTAAAAATTTAA
- a CDS encoding ComEC/Rec2 family competence protein has product MGNNNGQFKITKFITIVLFVIIGLMKFIFGNDFSFNNTKKVSGNLQVYYLDVGQGDAEYIRINDFDILIDAGPKSESDHLLKQLEDKNIDDFEMVIATHPHEDHIGGMSKVFEKYKVENFYMPKVTHTTKTFQNMLKSVSKQGLKVQTLKEGMQFNLGDGAKFDVYSPIKDSYDDFNNYSPIMKLTYGETKLMFTGDAETLAEKEALSRHLKDLKSDVLKFGHHGSSTSSSNEFLKAVSPKYGIISCGKDNSYGHPHKETMNKISKNQIKAYRTDLQGEITLTSDGKNISIKTEK; this is encoded by the coding sequence TTGGGTAATAATAATGGACAATTTAAAATAACTAAATTTATAACAATAGTACTTTTTGTTATTATAGGACTAATGAAGTTTATTTTTGGAAATGACTTTAGTTTTAATAATACAAAAAAAGTAAGTGGAAATTTACAAGTTTATTATTTGGATGTTGGACAAGGTGATGCTGAATATATAAGAATTAATGATTTTGATATATTGATAGATGCTGGTCCGAAAAGTGAATCAGATCATTTATTAAAACAACTTGAAGATAAAAATATAGATGATTTTGAAATGGTAATAGCTACTCATCCACATGAAGATCATATAGGGGGAATGAGTAAAGTATTCGAGAAATACAAGGTAGAAAATTTTTATATGCCTAAAGTTACACATACAACAAAGACATTTCAAAATATGTTAAAATCAGTTTCAAAACAAGGTTTAAAAGTTCAAACCTTAAAAGAAGGTATGCAATTTAATTTGGGTGATGGTGCAAAATTTGATGTATATTCTCCTATCAAAGATTCATATGATGATTTTAATAATTATTCACCAATAATGAAATTAACTTACGGGGAGACAAAATTAATGTTTACTGGGGATGCAGAAACTTTAGCAGAGAAAGAAGCTTTATCAAGACATTTAAAAGATCTTAAATCAGATGTATTAAAATTTGGACATCATGGGTCAAGTACTTCTTCAAGTAATGAATTTTTAAAAGCTGTATCACCTAAATATGGAATAATAAGCTGTGGTAAGGATAATAGTTATGGACATCCACATAAAGAAACTATGAATAAGATTTCTAAAAATCAAATAAAAGCTTATAGAACAGATTTACAAGGTGAAATAACTTTAACATCTGATGGAAAAAATATATCAATAAAAACTGAAAAATAA